Proteins co-encoded in one Bradyrhizobium sp. 170 genomic window:
- a CDS encoding DUF1289 domain-containing protein, with the protein MSKETPCIAVCMMDPKTKLCFGCGRTLPEIARWHRMETAERLAVMDGLAARMAEAGLVQMPPRTEHG; encoded by the coding sequence ATGAGCAAAGAAACGCCGTGTATCGCAGTCTGTATGATGGACCCCAAGACCAAACTCTGCTTCGGCTGCGGACGAACGTTGCCGGAGATCGCACGCTGGCACCGCATGGAGACCGCGGAGCGATTGGCCGTCATGGACGGGCTCGCGGCGCGCATGGCGGAGGCCGGCCTCGTACAGATGCCGCCGCGCACCGAGCACGGCTGA
- a CDS encoding TIGR02281 family clan AA aspartic protease yields MIRIMLVLAMLAATAGAVVAYGDPDQIARASSSVTKMLRQRSLEPAPAVQIARGKAGEFALHAKINGVKAPMVIDTGATSVVLTWETAKAIGLPIEMLEYNVDVETAGGHTKAARLTLDRLAVGGLVEKSVPALVVPRGQMKTNLLGMSFLDRLESWGVQADKVMLHGYPDVAGRSKRRAAAN; encoded by the coding sequence GTGATCCGCATCATGCTCGTTCTGGCGATGCTCGCCGCCACCGCCGGCGCCGTCGTCGCCTATGGCGATCCGGACCAGATCGCGCGCGCCAGCAGCTCGGTCACGAAAATGCTGCGGCAACGCAGCCTGGAGCCGGCGCCCGCCGTGCAGATCGCCCGCGGCAAGGCCGGCGAATTCGCGCTGCATGCCAAGATCAACGGCGTCAAGGCGCCGATGGTGATCGACACCGGCGCGACGTCGGTGGTGCTGACCTGGGAGACGGCGAAGGCGATCGGCCTGCCGATCGAGATGCTCGAATACAATGTCGACGTCGAAACCGCGGGCGGGCACACCAAGGCGGCACGGCTGACGCTCGATCGTCTCGCGGTAGGCGGGCTCGTCGAGAAATCGGTGCCGGCGCTGGTGGTGCCGCGCGGGCAGATGAAGACCAACCTGCTCGGCATGAGCTTTCTGGATCGCCTGGAGAGCTGGGGCGTGCAGGCCGACAAGGTGATGCTGCACGGCTATCCCGACGTCGCAGGCCGGAGCAAGCGCCGCGCGGCGGCGAACTAA
- a CDS encoding MAPEG family protein: MTADLWALVAAMLLAVVQLTLSSVLTLRQLGGAWVAGPRDESREVTGLSGRFVRAHRNLLEIFPQFVAALFLVHAAHAAGSLSTIGAWLFVIARLLYVPAYAFGPVGLRPICWLAAQVGIFVIVADLFV, from the coding sequence ATGACAGCCGATCTGTGGGCATTAGTTGCGGCCATGCTGTTGGCCGTCGTTCAGCTTACCCTATCCAGTGTGCTGACACTCCGGCAGCTTGGCGGTGCTTGGGTCGCAGGGCCTCGTGACGAATCGCGCGAGGTTACAGGTCTAAGCGGGCGCTTTGTTCGGGCGCACCGTAATCTGCTTGAGATATTTCCGCAGTTCGTCGCCGCACTGTTCCTGGTGCATGCAGCTCATGCCGCTGGATCACTGTCGACAATTGGCGCCTGGTTGTTCGTCATCGCCCGGCTGCTTTATGTTCCCGCCTACGCCTTCGGCCCTGTGGGGCTACGGCCAATCTGTTGGCTCGCCGCACAGGTGGGGATTTTCGTGATCGTGGCCGACTTGTTTGTTTGA
- a CDS encoding alpha/beta hydrolase domain-containing protein, with protein MLLNSASGDVREAFSLFRKLHSIAVKPVGVAGLLLAWCTGQAMGGSPDGLGAAKVTSAQFQLASVPGTKAFAASPEDLSKKGYVEEEYYVTGTARRYTFPDPMNNAAAADGSYEYKTRMIIRRPADPAKFNGTVIAEWYNVTLGQDIDFNWATSREYFIRNGYAVVSISAQRAGVERLKIWSPARYGDLNVSAPNTTPPDPLNTGDVLCWDIFSQAIAAIREPGSVDVLPGMKARRVIATGESQAGRRLTQYYNSIDPLHRVVDGMVFYDPGYTDIGGESTWHLLRADNPTKLISVGAEVWSDGRKAVADSPTTRRWEVAGTSHLSFWDMQYVDAITTRDMGLKARDGTPVATIQDLIKGCTYAPLWSAVPMHKVLNAAFDHVNAWAGGGLAAPTSRPLERDAGGMLLRHDENGRTFGGIQLAEYAFPTAFNLGYLNKGPGFCRNGGHHRFYGDDELKARYPNANAYVRGVVETTMKNLAAGYILGLDAAETIEAAYKQFQP; from the coding sequence ATGTTGCTGAATTCAGCATCCGGTGACGTGCGCGAAGCATTCAGCCTCTTCAGGAAATTACATTCCATCGCGGTGAAGCCGGTCGGGGTAGCAGGCCTGCTGCTCGCGTGGTGCACAGGACAGGCCATGGGTGGCAGCCCGGATGGACTCGGCGCGGCCAAGGTGACATCAGCGCAATTCCAGCTCGCTTCCGTCCCCGGCACCAAGGCGTTTGCCGCGTCTCCGGAAGACCTTTCGAAGAAGGGATATGTCGAGGAGGAGTACTACGTCACGGGAACAGCCCGGCGATACACATTTCCCGATCCGATGAACAACGCGGCCGCGGCCGACGGCAGCTACGAGTACAAGACGCGCATGATCATCCGGCGACCGGCGGATCCGGCCAAATTCAATGGGACCGTCATCGCGGAATGGTACAACGTCACGCTGGGTCAGGACATCGACTTCAACTGGGCCACATCGCGCGAATACTTTATCCGCAATGGATATGCCGTCGTCAGCATTTCGGCGCAGCGCGCGGGCGTCGAGCGGCTGAAGATTTGGAGCCCGGCCCGATACGGCGACCTCAACGTTTCGGCCCCGAACACCACCCCGCCCGATCCGCTCAACACCGGCGACGTGCTGTGCTGGGATATTTTTTCGCAAGCGATCGCGGCCATCCGAGAGCCCGGATCGGTCGATGTGCTGCCGGGCATGAAGGCCAGGCGTGTCATCGCAACCGGGGAGTCGCAGGCCGGCCGGCGGCTGACCCAGTACTACAACTCGATCGACCCGCTGCACCGCGTCGTCGACGGCATGGTGTTCTACGACCCGGGCTACACCGACATCGGCGGCGAAAGCACCTGGCACCTGCTGCGCGCGGACAACCCCACGAAGCTCATATCTGTCGGCGCCGAAGTCTGGAGCGATGGACGCAAGGCGGTCGCCGATAGTCCGACCACGCGCCGCTGGGAAGTGGCGGGAACGTCGCACTTGAGTTTCTGGGACATGCAGTATGTCGACGCCATAACGACCCGGGATATGGGATTGAAAGCGCGCGACGGCACGCCGGTCGCCACCATCCAGGATCTGATCAAGGGCTGCACCTACGCGCCGCTGTGGAGCGCGGTCCCCATGCACAAGGTGCTGAACGCGGCCTTCGACCATGTCAACGCCTGGGCCGGCGGCGGGCTCGCGGCGCCAACGAGCAGGCCTCTCGAGCGCGACGCCGGCGGCATGCTTCTGCGACACGACGAAAACGGGCGCACCTTTGGCGGCATCCAGCTCGCCGAGTACGCTTTTCCAACCGCATTCAATCTGGGCTACCTCAACAAAGGCCCCGGCTTCTGCCGCAACGGCGGCCACCACCGCTTCTATGGCGATGACGAGCTGAAAGCGCGTTACCCGAACGCAAACGCCTATGTTCGCGGCGTCGTCGAGACCACGATGAAGAATCTTGCCGCCGGTTACATCCTCGGCCTCGACGCCGCGGAAACCATCGAAGCCGCCTACAAACAATTTCAGCCGTAA
- a CDS encoding DoxX family protein translates to MNKTADWTLLVGRLALIALYTTSAIGKFGALDQTAAMIGGKGLPFPAALALVAAAAELIGALCIAVGYYTRAAAIGLVLYTIIVTIAFHGFWGLEGAARFGQYIHFMKNVGLAGAFIIIAGVGAGAYSLDALLGKRRQADSSNTSLA, encoded by the coding sequence ATGAACAAGACCGCGGATTGGACGCTCCTCGTCGGACGTCTTGCCCTGATTGCACTCTACACCACGAGCGCGATCGGAAAATTCGGAGCTCTCGACCAGACGGCGGCGATGATCGGCGGCAAGGGACTTCCGTTTCCGGCGGCACTGGCATTGGTCGCGGCCGCGGCTGAATTGATCGGCGCGCTGTGCATCGCCGTCGGTTACTACACTAGGGCCGCGGCCATCGGCCTGGTCCTGTACACGATCATCGTCACGATCGCGTTCCACGGCTTCTGGGGACTGGAAGGCGCCGCGCGCTTCGGCCAGTACATCCATTTCATGAAGAACGTCGGACTGGCGGGAGCGTTCATCATCATTGCAGGCGTCGGGGCCGGCGCGTATTCGCTCGACGCACTTCTCGGCAAGCGGCGACAAGCGGATTCGTCGAACACCAGTCTTGCCTAG
- a CDS encoding MarR family winged helix-turn-helix transcriptional regulator produces MYRLTNSFPYLLNRVGVQMGELFSRRIAGYGVTLPMYRVMAALWESGDQRLGDLAAMTTIEISTLSRLVGEMKRRGLVTRARLKDNGRTVAINLTPKGRTLVEELIPIAIHFEEVAVRDFPSKNISDLKTILAEIYESLKSLEPEIEEANKARKAAKSKG; encoded by the coding sequence TTGTACAGGCTGACAAATTCCTTTCCCTACCTGCTCAACCGCGTCGGCGTGCAGATGGGTGAGCTGTTTTCCAGGCGCATTGCCGGCTACGGCGTGACCCTGCCGATGTATCGCGTGATGGCCGCGCTTTGGGAAAGTGGCGATCAGCGGCTCGGCGATCTCGCTGCGATGACGACGATCGAGATATCGACGTTGTCGCGGTTGGTGGGTGAGATGAAGCGGCGCGGCCTCGTCACGCGCGCGCGGCTGAAGGACAACGGCCGCACCGTTGCGATCAACCTCACGCCGAAGGGGCGGACACTGGTCGAAGAGTTGATCCCGATCGCCATCCACTTCGAGGAGGTTGCGGTGCGCGATTTCCCGTCGAAGAACATTTCAGACCTGAAGACAATTCTGGCAGAGATCTACGAGAGCCTGAAGTCGCTCGAACCCGAGATCGAGGAAGCGAACAAGGCGCGCAAGGCGGCAAAGTCAAAAGGCTGA
- a CDS encoding flavin reductase family protein — translation MSLDSASDELRETFKRALRRFPAAVSVITSSDQDRRHGMTATAVTSLSLDPPSLIVCINQATLLHDIMLLARRFCVNVLRRDQVPLSSAFSGALPAEERFGLGDWKTSAEGVTYLADAQINIFCKKAAAVPYGTHTIFIGEAEVVNVRDPIEPLIYQDATYCFSVPHDSQAA, via the coding sequence ATGTCGCTGGATTCGGCATCCGACGAATTGCGGGAAACATTCAAGCGCGCGTTGCGGCGATTTCCCGCGGCGGTGTCGGTCATCACCTCGTCCGACCAGGATCGCCGGCACGGGATGACGGCGACCGCCGTGACGTCGCTGTCGCTCGATCCCCCTTCCCTGATCGTTTGCATCAACCAGGCAACGCTGCTGCATGACATCATGCTGCTGGCGCGCCGGTTTTGCGTCAACGTGCTGCGCCGCGATCAGGTTCCGCTTTCATCCGCCTTCAGCGGCGCGCTCCCGGCCGAGGAACGGTTCGGGCTCGGCGACTGGAAGACTTCGGCCGAGGGCGTCACCTACCTCGCTGACGCGCAGATCAACATCTTCTGCAAGAAGGCGGCCGCCGTGCCCTACGGCACGCACACGATCTTCATCGGCGAAGCCGAGGTCGTGAACGTGCGCGATCCGATCGAGCCGCTGATCTACCAGGATGCGACCTACTGCTTCTCGGTGCCGCACGACAGCCAGGCTGCATGA
- a CDS encoding acyl-CoA dehydrogenase family protein, giving the protein MVSVAQLKDVPASPSLRPDIAELRSRVAQIAPQIKARAHTTEKAGRVPEENITALRNIGYFDIVKPATFGGYEHDFDVLVELNIELAKSCASTAWVGGLLAAHQWLIAGFPEAAQRDVWDSNSDAVACGSYAPAAKAIEVDGGYRLTGRWSFASGCDNAQWSLCAALLPSKTESGQFAPAFLLVPASDYVIDDTWNVVGLSGTGSKTLVLNDVFVPAHRLLSFADTTSGKTPGAALYAANPTFAIPMLSNIPSCLASAAVGAAAGALEDYLAVTSRRITRGAVAGHNNRMADFPTIQLRVAEATASADAAREVLLRDLRDRAATIRDGKPISIEDRIVSRRGQAFSVALAIRATEALNASTGGLGLDLSNPVQRAWRDANAVGRHISMNWDAVGTMYGQLALGLTPQGQY; this is encoded by the coding sequence ATGGTATCAGTCGCCCAGTTGAAGGACGTGCCGGCGTCACCGTCGCTTCGTCCTGATATTGCCGAGCTGCGCAGTCGCGTGGCGCAGATCGCGCCGCAGATCAAGGCGCGCGCCCACACCACGGAAAAGGCCGGCCGCGTTCCCGAAGAGAACATCACAGCCCTGCGCAACATCGGCTATTTCGACATCGTCAAGCCGGCGACGTTCGGCGGCTACGAGCACGATTTCGACGTGCTGGTCGAACTGAACATCGAGCTTGCGAAAAGCTGCGCCTCGACGGCATGGGTCGGCGGCCTGCTCGCGGCCCATCAATGGCTGATCGCGGGCTTTCCGGAAGCCGCGCAGCGCGACGTCTGGGACAGCAATTCCGACGCGGTGGCCTGCGGCTCCTACGCGCCGGCGGCCAAGGCGATCGAGGTCGACGGCGGCTATCGCCTCACCGGACGCTGGTCGTTTGCCAGCGGCTGCGACAACGCGCAATGGTCGCTGTGCGCGGCGCTGCTGCCGTCGAAGACCGAGAGCGGCCAGTTTGCGCCGGCCTTCCTGCTGGTCCCCGCTTCCGACTACGTCATCGACGACACCTGGAATGTCGTCGGCCTCAGCGGCACCGGTAGCAAGACGCTCGTGCTGAATGACGTGTTCGTGCCGGCGCACCGCCTGCTGTCATTCGCCGATACCACATCGGGAAAGACGCCGGGCGCTGCACTCTATGCCGCCAACCCCACCTTCGCGATCCCGATGCTGTCGAACATCCCCTCCTGCCTGGCATCGGCCGCGGTCGGCGCGGCGGCCGGCGCGTTGGAAGACTATCTGGCCGTCACCTCCAGGCGGATCACCCGCGGCGCGGTGGCCGGCCACAACAATCGCATGGCGGATTTCCCGACCATCCAGTTGCGCGTTGCAGAAGCGACCGCCTCAGCCGATGCGGCCCGCGAAGTGCTGCTGCGCGACTTAAGGGATCGTGCGGCGACGATCCGCGACGGCAAGCCGATCTCGATCGAGGATCGCATCGTCAGCCGCCGCGGCCAGGCGTTTTCGGTCGCACTGGCTATTCGCGCCACCGAAGCGTTGAACGCATCGACCGGCGGCCTCGGCCTCGATCTTTCCAATCCGGTGCAGCGCGCCTGGCGCGACGCCAATGCGGTCGGCCGCCATATCAGCATGAACTGGGATGCCGTCGGAACCATGTACGGGCAGCTTGCG